In Phaeobacter gallaeciensis DSM 26640, a genomic segment contains:
- a CDS encoding enoyl-CoA hydratase, with translation MTILERHDSNGIATLYLNAPERLNALSDAMLAALQAQIDSLRNDRETRVVIIAGRGKAFCAGHDLREMTAGRQAEDGGQAYFADLFNRCTKVMLGLQQIPQPVIAQVHGIATAAGCQLVASCDMAVAAEDTRFGVNGVNIGLFCSTPMVALTRNISRKHAFEMLTTGDFINAARAEELGLINRVAAPEDLEQTTDVLAQTVADKLGAAVKIGKRAFYDQVQLSTAEAYAHTGAVMVENLMLGDTIEGIDAFLEKRDPNWKNR, from the coding sequence ATGACAATTTTGGAACGTCACGACAGCAACGGCATCGCCACGCTCTATCTCAACGCGCCTGAGCGGCTGAATGCGCTCTCTGATGCGATGCTGGCCGCCTTGCAGGCGCAGATCGACAGCCTGCGAAACGACCGCGAAACCCGCGTGGTGATCATCGCCGGGCGGGGTAAGGCATTTTGCGCCGGTCATGATCTGCGCGAGATGACCGCGGGCCGTCAGGCAGAAGATGGCGGGCAGGCCTATTTTGCCGATCTCTTCAATCGCTGCACCAAGGTCATGCTGGGATTGCAACAGATCCCGCAGCCAGTGATCGCACAGGTCCACGGCATCGCCACCGCAGCTGGCTGCCAACTGGTCGCCTCCTGCGACATGGCAGTGGCAGCCGAGGATACGCGGTTCGGGGTTAATGGCGTCAATATCGGCCTGTTTTGTTCCACTCCGATGGTGGCGCTGACCCGGAATATCAGCCGCAAACACGCGTTTGAGATGCTGACCACCGGGGACTTCATCAACGCGGCGCGCGCCGAGGAGCTGGGGCTGATCAACCGTGTCGCCGCGCCTGAGGATCTGGAACAGACCACAGATGTCCTCGCCCAAACCGTTGCCGACAAGCTCGGCGCCGCCGTCAAGATCGGCAAACGCGCGTTTTATGACCAGGTTCAGCTGTCCACCGCCGAGGCCTACGCCCATACCGGCGCGGTCATGGTCGAAAATCTGATGCTGGGTGACACCATCGAAGGCATTGATGCCTTCCTCGAAAAACGCGACCCGAACTGGAAAAATCGCTGA
- the speD gene encoding adenosylmethionine decarboxylase: MTDANLFQLGIGLETGAQEEDTARSATTAIVNSLVDSDREDHFIRRDGKVFAGTHLIIEVMNGSGLDCETRIQNAFRKCVEVCGATLLHIHTHKFSPQGVSGVAVLAESHISVHTWPEIGYGAFDVFMCGDAEPWKAVDVLKEAFDTPTVEVRELLRGEEFLAKGIPSKEAAA, from the coding sequence ATGACGGACGCCAACCTCTTCCAACTGGGGATCGGTCTGGAGACAGGCGCCCAAGAGGAAGATACCGCCCGCAGTGCAACCACTGCGATCGTAAACTCACTTGTGGATTCGGATCGCGAAGACCATTTCATCCGTCGGGATGGAAAGGTGTTTGCCGGAACCCATCTTATTATCGAGGTCATGAACGGCAGCGGTCTGGATTGCGAAACCCGCATTCAGAACGCCTTCCGCAAATGTGTCGAGGTCTGCGGCGCCACGCTGCTGCATATCCACACGCATAAGTTCTCACCGCAGGGCGTGTCCGGTGTCGCGGTTCTCGCCGAGAGCCATATCTCCGTCCACACTTGGCCCGAGATCGGCTATGGCGCCTTTGACGTCTTCATGTGTGGCGACGCCGAACCATGGAAAGCTGTCGACGTGCTGAAAGAGGCCTTTGACACGCCCACCGTTGAGGTCCGTGAACTGCTGCGCGGTGAGGAATTCCTCGCCAAGGGCATCCCGTCGAAGGAGGCCGCAGCATGA
- the hisI gene encoding phosphoribosyl-AMP cyclohydrolase encodes MQKVFAMSFDPLSLKYNEAGLIPCIAQEEDSGEVLMMAWMNAEAVMKTLESGRVTYWSRSRQSFWIKGESSGHVQELVDLRVDCDRDCLLAVVRQTGAACHTNRRTCFYTAVRDGEEIELMKPMA; translated from the coding sequence ATGCAAAAGGTTTTTGCCATGTCGTTTGATCCTCTTAGCCTAAAGTATAATGAGGCCGGTCTGATCCCCTGCATTGCGCAGGAGGAAGACAGCGGCGAGGTCCTGATGATGGCCTGGATGAATGCTGAGGCGGTGATGAAGACGCTGGAGAGTGGCAGGGTTACCTATTGGTCACGCTCGCGTCAGTCCTTCTGGATCAAGGGAGAAAGCTCCGGCCATGTCCAGGAACTGGTGGACCTGCGGGTGGATTGCGACCGCGATTGCCTATTGGCGGTGGTGCGTCAGACCGGAGCGGCCTGCCACACCAACCGACGGACCTGTTTCTATACTGCGGTGCGGGACGGGGAAGAGATCGAGCTGATGAAGCCTATGGCCTGA
- a CDS encoding iron-sulfur cluster assembly scaffold protein, giving the protein MSGETDLIKLYSARILALAADIPHLERLESPDVTVKKRSPLCGSTVTVDLQIKDGAIAAFGQDVKACALGQASAAVVGEVILGRTLPEVECARQQLKAMLTEDGLVPDAPFDGFEVLIPAREFKNRHASILLALDATYEAMQTHQEQTCA; this is encoded by the coding sequence ATGTCCGGCGAGACCGATCTGATAAAACTCTACTCCGCACGGATCTTGGCGCTGGCCGCCGATATTCCGCATCTGGAGCGCCTTGAATCCCCGGATGTGACGGTGAAAAAACGCTCCCCCCTCTGTGGCTCGACGGTGACGGTGGATCTTCAGATCAAGGATGGCGCAATTGCCGCCTTCGGTCAGGACGTCAAAGCCTGCGCACTGGGTCAGGCCTCCGCCGCGGTGGTCGGCGAGGTCATCCTTGGCCGTACCCTGCCTGAGGTCGAGTGCGCGCGTCAGCAACTGAAGGCAATGCTAACGGAGGATGGCCTGGTCCCGGATGCGCCCTTCGACGGGTTTGAGGTACTGATCCCCGCGCGGGAGTTCAAGAACCGCCACGCCTCGATCCTGCTGGCGCTGGATGCCACCTATGAGGCGATGCAGACCCATCAGGAACAGACCTGCGCCTAA
- a CDS encoding class I SAM-dependent DNA methyltransferase, with product MSDKFLDKAYGLETPEATLDHYNQWAASYDAEIADNGYATPGRIAAALAEVQPDMSEPVLDFGCGTGLSGLALRRQGFEIVDGMDPSADMLDQARSKSAYRKLTAISVSDSAPIPRGSYRRITGCGVLGTGAAPPEVFDMILHALPRGGLFAFSYNDHALADPAYTGKLIEWVDVGAARLLFQEHGDHLPGINLKSTVYVIEKA from the coding sequence ATGAGCGACAAATTTCTCGACAAGGCCTATGGCCTTGAAACCCCGGAAGCGACCCTGGATCACTACAACCAATGGGCCGCTTCCTATGACGCCGAGATTGCTGACAATGGCTATGCAACCCCGGGACGGATTGCCGCAGCACTGGCAGAGGTCCAGCCGGACATGAGCGAACCGGTGCTGGATTTCGGCTGCGGCACGGGCCTTTCGGGGCTCGCACTGCGGCGTCAGGGGTTTGAGATTGTCGACGGGATGGACCCCTCTGCCGATATGCTGGATCAGGCCCGCAGCAAGTCGGCCTATCGCAAGCTCACAGCCATCAGCGTAAGTGACAGCGCGCCGATCCCGCGCGGCAGCTACCGGCGGATCACCGGCTGCGGCGTGCTAGGCACCGGTGCCGCCCCGCCGGAGGTTTTCGACATGATCCTCCACGCTCTGCCTCGCGGCGGATTATTTGCGTTTTCTTATAATGATCACGCATTGGCGGATCCCGCCTATACCGGAAAACTCATCGAATGGGTTGACGTTGGTGCTGCAAGATTGCTCTTTCAGGAACATGGCGACCACCTCCCCGGTATCAACCTTAAGTCTACCGTATATGTGATTGAGAAAGCGTGA
- the asd gene encoding archaetidylserine decarboxylase (Phosphatidylserine decarboxylase is synthesized as a single chain precursor. Generation of the pyruvoyl active site from a Ser is coupled to cleavage of a Gly-Ser bond between the larger (beta) and smaller (alpha chains). It is an integral membrane protein.), with protein MQRDPILVVDRDTGETFEEVVLGEKWIRWAYQNASAKPVEKLLFRSALISRLMGAWFDSRFSRGKISAVIEDLSIDMSEATRQADKYNTFNDFFARNLRPEARPFDPSPSVIASPADGRVLVFPELTEDVFVPIKGHPMSIRTMLPGIADRFIGGALAIVRLCPADYHRYHFPASGRISAAKDLPGALHSVNPIALGAGPDVFGENKRSWTLIDTDTIGSYAFVEVGAFGVGSIINTRTSGAVEKMDEKGYFKFGGSTVVVVFEPGRVQFSDDLVANSAKGRETLVKVGQPLATAI; from the coding sequence ATGCAGCGCGACCCTATCCTAGTTGTTGACCGCGACACCGGCGAAACCTTTGAGGAGGTGGTGCTGGGCGAAAAATGGATCCGCTGGGCCTATCAGAACGCCAGCGCGAAACCGGTGGAAAAACTGCTGTTCCGCTCGGCCCTGATCAGCCGGTTGATGGGCGCGTGGTTCGACTCGCGGTTCTCCAGGGGCAAGATCAGCGCCGTGATCGAGGATCTTTCCATCGACATGAGCGAAGCTACGCGACAGGCTGATAAATATAATACATTCAATGACTTTTTCGCACGCAACCTGAGACCTGAGGCGCGGCCTTTTGATCCTTCCCCCAGCGTGATTGCCAGCCCCGCAGACGGCCGCGTGTTGGTGTTTCCCGAACTGACGGAGGACGTCTTTGTCCCCATAAAGGGTCATCCGATGTCCATTCGCACCATGCTGCCCGGCATCGCGGATCGGTTCATCGGTGGCGCGCTGGCCATCGTGCGGCTCTGTCCTGCGGATTATCACCGCTATCATTTCCCCGCCTCCGGTCGGATCAGCGCCGCAAAGGACCTGCCCGGCGCGCTCCATTCGGTGAACCCGATTGCACTGGGCGCCGGGCCGGATGTCTTTGGCGAGAACAAACGCAGCTGGACCCTGATCGACACGGACACCATTGGCAGCTACGCCTTTGTCGAAGTGGGCGCCTTTGGCGTCGGCTCCATCATCAACACCCGCACCTCAGGCGCGGTCGAGAAGATGGACGAAAAGGGCTACTTCAAATTTGGCGGCTCCACGGTCGTGGTGGTGTTCGAACCGGGCCGCGTGCAGTTCAGCGACGATCTGGTCGCCAACAGCGCCAAGGGTCGCGAGACATTGGTGAAAGTCGGCCAGCCGCTGGCCACAGCTATCTGA
- a CDS encoding aminotransferase-like domain-containing protein: MGTIWPDELPTDISGRSGPKYQRVADTIRNAVEDGTLCVGTKLPPVRELAYQLKITPGTVARAYSLLTDAGLLQAEVGRGTFVAEPETKVQDDVWSRQLHLKETKDPSHVSLFSPRLADVGQVAAIREALVKISQGDPLQLLNYPTRDAYRPLREAVVNWLSQDPLGPLDERDVVLTHGGQNGILTVMQAILKGPQPTVLVEDLSYAGFRRAAELVRARVVGVAMDEHGILPDSLELAIRKTGAMVLCTSPEVHNPTGLYTPLERRQQILEVLRRHEVQIIEDDCYRMGEARAPSYRALAPDLSWHVSSISKTLTPSLRVGFALAPKGRGRDLRRMAEYSYFGIAQPVAELTRILLSDPRTRKLVADVRREMDSYIRIAVNTLGGFDLIWSQSVPFLWLKLPSGWRAAAFTRAAEAEGVQIRSADEFALRDGRAPNAVRIAVNGHVTPKQFEDAMLRLRALLDNPPEQISV; this comes from the coding sequence ATGGGTACAATTTGGCCAGATGAGCTGCCAACTGATATTTCTGGCCGATCCGGCCCCAAATATCAGCGGGTCGCCGATACAATCCGAAACGCGGTTGAGGATGGCACACTTTGTGTTGGTACAAAGCTGCCACCGGTGCGGGAGCTGGCTTACCAGCTGAAAATCACCCCTGGCACCGTCGCGCGGGCGTACTCTCTGCTGACGGATGCAGGGTTGCTGCAGGCAGAGGTGGGGCGCGGCACTTTCGTGGCGGAACCGGAAACCAAGGTTCAGGATGATGTCTGGTCGCGTCAGCTGCATTTGAAGGAGACCAAGGACCCAAGTCATGTCAGCCTGTTCAGCCCTCGGTTGGCGGATGTTGGGCAGGTGGCGGCGATCCGGGAGGCGCTGGTCAAGATTTCGCAAGGCGATCCGTTGCAACTCCTGAATTACCCGACGAGGGATGCCTATCGCCCGCTCCGCGAAGCTGTGGTCAATTGGTTGTCGCAGGACCCGTTGGGCCCACTGGATGAGCGTGACGTGGTGCTGACCCATGGTGGGCAGAACGGCATCCTGACGGTAATGCAGGCCATTCTGAAGGGGCCGCAACCGACCGTGCTGGTCGAAGATCTTTCGTACGCCGGGTTCCGGCGCGCGGCGGAACTGGTGCGCGCGCGGGTTGTGGGTGTTGCGATGGATGAGCATGGCATTCTGCCCGACTCTCTGGAACTGGCCATCCGCAAAACCGGCGCCATGGTGCTCTGCACCAGTCCCGAGGTACATAATCCAACCGGGCTTTACACGCCGCTGGAACGCCGCCAGCAGATCCTTGAAGTGCTGCGCCGCCATGAGGTGCAGATCATCGAGGATGACTGTTATCGGATGGGTGAAGCCCGCGCGCCAAGCTACCGTGCGCTGGCGCCGGATCTCTCCTGGCATGTTTCGTCGATTTCCAAGACCCTGACACCATCGCTGCGAGTTGGGTTTGCGCTGGCCCCCAAGGGGCGTGGCCGGGATCTGCGGCGGATGGCGGAATACAGTTACTTCGGGATTGCGCAGCCGGTTGCCGAGCTGACGCGTATCCTGCTGTCTGATCCGCGCACCAGAAAGCTGGTCGCCGATGTGCGCCGGGAAATGGACAGTTATATACGGATCGCAGTCAACACTCTGGGTGGGTTTGATCTGATCTGGTCGCAGAGCGTGCCGTTTCTATGGCTAAAACTGCCCTCGGGCTGGCGCGCTGCCGCCTTTACTCGCGCGGCAGAGGCTGAGGGTGTGCAGATCCGGTCTGCCGATGAGTTTGCCCTGCGAGATGGCCGCGCGCCCAATGCGGTGCGGATTGCCGTGAACGGTCACGTCACGCCGAAGCAGTTTGAAGATGCCATGCTGCGTCTGCGCGCCCTCTTGGATAACCCACCGGAGCAAATCAGCGTTTGA
- the speE gene encoding polyamine aminopropyltransferase, protein MSDQTWNTERLHAHYAQSLRVDEMLYDSNTEHQRLKVFQNGQFGRILTLDDVVQTTEGDNFIYHEMLTHVPIMAHGNAKRVLIIGGGDGGMAREALRHTSVEHVTMVEIDAGVVDFSKEYLPMLSDGAFDDPRLNLVINDGALFMKENTEKFDVIIVDSTDPIGPGEVLFTDTFYGHAARSLTEDGIIVTQNGVPFMQGDELTGTLRAFQALFADASCYLATVPTYAGGPMAFGWGSHSDKARNVRLEDLEARFAAAGIETGYYNPEVHKAAFALPNYVKKLFP, encoded by the coding sequence ATGAGCGATCAGACCTGGAACACGGAGCGCCTGCACGCGCATTACGCGCAATCCCTACGCGTTGACGAGATGCTCTATGACAGCAACACCGAACATCAGCGCCTGAAGGTGTTTCAGAACGGCCAGTTCGGCCGCATTCTGACACTGGATGACGTGGTGCAGACCACCGAAGGCGACAATTTCATTTATCATGAAATGCTGACTCATGTGCCGATCATGGCGCATGGCAACGCAAAGCGCGTGCTGATCATTGGCGGCGGCGACGGCGGCATGGCCCGCGAGGCGCTGCGCCACACCTCGGTCGAGCATGTGACCATGGTGGAAATTGATGCAGGCGTGGTGGATTTCTCCAAAGAATACCTGCCGATGCTGAGCGACGGCGCCTTTGATGACCCGCGCCTCAATCTGGTGATCAATGACGGCGCGCTCTTCATGAAAGAGAACACCGAGAAGTTCGATGTGATCATCGTCGATTCCACCGATCCGATTGGACCCGGTGAAGTGCTGTTCACCGACACTTTCTATGGCCACGCGGCTCGTTCACTCACTGAGGATGGCATCATCGTCACGCAGAACGGCGTGCCCTTCATGCAGGGCGATGAACTGACCGGCACCCTGCGCGCGTTCCAGGCGCTGTTTGCCGATGCCTCCTGCTATCTGGCAACCGTGCCCACTTATGCTGGTGGACCGATGGCCTTTGGTTGGGGCAGCCACTCGGACAAGGCCCGCAATGTGCGTCTTGAGGATCTTGAGGCGCGCTTCGCCGCGGCTGGGATCGAGACCGGGTACTACAACCCCGAGGTTCACAAGGCGGCATTCGCCTTGCCGAACTACGTGAAAAAACTGTTCCCCTAA
- the gluQRS gene encoding tRNA glutamyl-Q(34) synthetase GluQRS yields the protein MTFTTRFAPSPTGPLHLGHAYSALLAQDMAAMAGGKFLLRIEDIDISRSRSEWEQQIYDDLRWLGLSWPEPVLRQSERLPRYRAALDQLTAMGLTYPCRCNRRDIEAAVGAPQEGVPQFGPDGRIYPGTCRSRPMTDAGPNDVIRLNMGKALAATPLRSFIETGKTYEGLHPLDPDQLRQAVGDIILVRRGMGSAYHLSVVVDDADQAISHVVRGEDLFEATQIHVLLQALLGLPTPTYHHHHLIRDDQGKRLAKRDDARAIAKYRAEGVTAQEIRAMVGLGHASPAPSSG from the coding sequence GTGACATTCACCACCCGTTTTGCGCCCTCGCCAACCGGACCACTGCACCTCGGCCACGCCTATTCCGCGCTATTGGCGCAGGATATGGCTGCTATGGCAGGCGGCAAATTCCTGTTGCGGATCGAGGATATCGACATCTCTCGGTCACGGTCCGAGTGGGAACAGCAGATCTATGATGATCTGCGCTGGCTGGGCCTTAGCTGGCCTGAACCTGTCCTGCGCCAGTCAGAGCGACTGCCCCGCTACCGGGCCGCCTTGGACCAACTCACCGCCATGGGTCTCACCTACCCCTGCCGCTGCAATCGCCGCGACATAGAGGCCGCCGTCGGCGCTCCGCAAGAGGGCGTGCCGCAATTCGGCCCCGACGGACGTATCTACCCCGGCACCTGCAGGAGCCGCCCGATGACGGACGCGGGTCCCAATGATGTGATCCGCCTCAATATGGGAAAAGCCCTCGCTGCCACGCCCCTCCGGTCCTTTATTGAGACAGGCAAGACCTATGAAGGTCTGCATCCGCTGGACCCCGATCAACTGCGCCAAGCGGTCGGCGACATCATTCTGGTGCGCCGCGGCATGGGCAGCGCCTATCACCTTTCCGTGGTGGTGGATGACGCCGATCAAGCCATCAGCCATGTGGTCCGGGGCGAAGACCTATTCGAAGCGACACAGATACATGTGCTGCTACAGGCGCTGCTTGGCCTGCCTACGCCAACATATCACCACCACCATCTGATCCGTGATGATCAAGGCAAGCGCCTTGCCAAGCGTGATGATGCCCGCGCCATCGCCAAATACCGCGCCGAAGGCGTAACAGCGCAAGAGATCCGCGCCATGGTTGGCCTCGGCCACGCCAGCCCTGCCCCATCTTCTGGCTAA
- the trmFO gene encoding methylenetetrahydrofolate--tRNA-(uracil(54)-C(5))-methyltransferase (FADH(2)-oxidizing) TrmFO — translation MTKTLHIVGGGMAGSEAAWQAAHMGVDVVLHEMRPKVETFAHQTGNLGEMVCSNSFRSDDDEQNAVGLLHWEMRAANGLIMSTAEQHRLPAGGALAVDREPFAETVTARLKALPNVTVSYEEITDLPTDGHWIFATGPLTSASLGQAIQRETGAEALAFFDAIAPIIYAESIDMSKAWMQSRYDKGETEEERTAYLNCPMDKDQYEAFIDALLAADKTEFHEGETVGYFDGCLPIEVMAERGRETLRHGPMKPVGLTNPHQPEVKAHAVVQLRRDNALGTLFNIVGFQTKMKYGAQTEVLRMIPGLENASFARLGGIHRNTFLNSPTLLDNQMRLKSKPHLRFAGQITGVEGYVESAAMGLLAGRMAAAEILGQDLPEVPQESAMGALIHHITGGAEAKTFQPMNVNFGLFQPVDGLKGGRRGRKDRYKAYTDRAKVAWQEWLANFS, via the coding sequence ATGACAAAAACATTGCATATCGTGGGCGGCGGCATGGCCGGCTCAGAGGCCGCATGGCAGGCCGCACATATGGGCGTAGACGTGGTGCTGCATGAAATGCGCCCCAAGGTGGAGACTTTTGCCCATCAAACCGGCAATCTGGGGGAGATGGTCTGTTCCAACTCCTTCCGTTCGGACGATGATGAGCAGAACGCCGTAGGCCTGTTGCATTGGGAGATGCGGGCGGCAAACGGCCTGATCATGTCCACCGCAGAGCAGCATCGCCTGCCCGCCGGGGGCGCATTGGCTGTGGACCGTGAACCCTTTGCCGAAACCGTGACGGCCCGGCTGAAAGCCCTGCCGAATGTCACCGTTTCCTACGAGGAAATCACTGACCTGCCCACGGACGGCCACTGGATCTTTGCCACCGGTCCGCTGACCTCCGCCAGCCTGGGTCAGGCCATTCAACGGGAAACCGGCGCTGAGGCACTGGCCTTCTTCGATGCCATCGCGCCGATCATCTACGCTGAGAGCATCGACATGTCGAAGGCCTGGATGCAGTCGCGCTATGACAAGGGCGAGACCGAGGAAGAGCGCACAGCCTATCTCAACTGCCCGATGGACAAGGATCAGTACGAGGCCTTCATCGACGCGTTGTTGGCTGCTGATAAAACCGAGTTCCACGAGGGCGAGACCGTCGGCTATTTCGACGGCTGCCTGCCGATCGAGGTGATGGCTGAACGCGGCCGCGAAACCCTGCGTCACGGCCCGATGAAGCCCGTCGGCCTGACCAATCCGCATCAGCCAGAGGTCAAGGCCCATGCCGTTGTCCAGCTGCGTCGCGACAATGCGCTGGGGACGCTGTTCAACATCGTCGGCTTCCAGACCAAAATGAAATACGGCGCTCAAACAGAGGTGCTGCGGATGATTCCGGGGCTGGAAAACGCCAGCTTTGCCCGCCTCGGCGGTATTCACCGCAACACGTTCCTCAACTCGCCCACGCTTCTGGACAATCAGATGCGGCTGAAATCGAAACCCCATTTGCGCTTTGCCGGTCAGATCACCGGGGTTGAGGGCTATGTCGAAAGTGCTGCGATGGGTTTGCTAGCGGGGCGGATGGCAGCGGCAGAGATCCTCGGCCAGGATCTGCCAGAGGTGCCACAAGAAAGCGCCATGGGTGCCCTGATCCACCACATCACCGGCGGGGCTGAGGCGAAGACTTTCCAGCCGATGAACGTGAACTTCGGCCTGTTCCAACCGGTCGACGGCCTCAAGGGCGGCCGCCGTGGCCGCAAGGACCGTTACAAGGCCTATACCGACCGTGCCAAAGTCGCCTGGCAGGAATGGCTGGCAAACTTTTCCTAG
- a CDS encoding PaaI family thioesterase, translating to MGLAFDAEGLDAYLHEVFAEVANDFAIDRLDEEGITMRLLVDERHLRPGGTISGPSMFGLADVTVYALVLSRLGRKALAVTTNASFDFMRKPVGGIPLVAEGKLLKLGRQLAVGDVLLFSEGDPRPVARSTMTYAIPPER from the coding sequence ATGGGGCTGGCTTTTGATGCTGAAGGATTGGATGCCTATCTGCATGAGGTCTTTGCAGAGGTGGCCAATGACTTTGCAATCGACCGGTTGGATGAAGAGGGTATCACCATGCGGCTTCTGGTGGATGAACGCCACCTGCGCCCAGGCGGGACAATCTCCGGCCCATCAATGTTTGGACTCGCGGATGTCACGGTTTATGCGCTGGTTCTGTCGCGGCTGGGACGCAAGGCGCTGGCAGTAACCACCAATGCCTCTTTTGATTTCATGCGCAAGCCGGTTGGCGGCATCCCTCTGGTGGCGGAGGGCAAGCTGTTGAAATTGGGTCGCCAGCTTGCGGTGGGCGATGTGCTGTTGTTTTCGGAAGGGGACCCGCGGCCGGTGGCACGCTCCACCATGACCTATGCGATCCCGCCAGAACGATAG
- a CDS encoding DUF1127 domain-containing protein — MTQNATPPSPDMLYLSSRPALPVLAEVAVSFAVLVTKWTVRQRTRQALRQLPPELLKDVGLTREEARHQGTLPFWRP, encoded by the coding sequence ATGACACAGAACGCAACACCCCCCTCGCCGGATATGCTCTATCTCTCCAGCCGCCCCGCCCTGCCGGTGCTGGCGGAGGTTGCAGTCTCCTTTGCGGTTCTGGTCACCAAATGGACAGTGCGCCAGCGCACCCGCCAGGCATTGCGCCAATTGCCTCCGGAACTGCTCAAAGATGTTGGGCTGACCCGTGAAGAGGCACGGCATCAAGGAACTCTTCCGTTCTGGCGCCCATGA